A stretch of Mycobacterium sp. ITM-2016-00316 DNA encodes these proteins:
- a CDS encoding MCE family protein — translation MAVVDRAAPPYKTVGAIALILLVVGATLIWGQFRGEFRSRSDLSLISPRAGLVVDPGSKVTLNGVEIGRVGDIAATSIAGSPHARLTLQIDPRYLHLIPANVSADINASTVFGNKYIALRSPENPSPQRMTAGNEITATWVSTEFNTLFETIMAISERVDPVQLNQTLTAAAQALGGMGTKFGESLSDGNAILGRLNAQMPQFRRDLRGLTALADTYADATPDLFDGLAAASLTAGTLHDQRAAVDDALMAAIGFSGTAGDILDRGGPYLVRGAQDLIPTSTLFDYYSPQLFCTIRNYHDAAPLMAEVFGGDNGYSLASAGTIFGMGVPNTYVFPDNLPRVNARGGPGGRPGCWQKITRELWPAPYLVMDTGLSIAPYNHFELGQPIFTEYVWGRQIGAPTINP, via the coding sequence GTGGCTGTCGTCGACCGTGCGGCACCGCCGTACAAGACGGTCGGCGCCATCGCCCTGATCCTGCTGGTCGTCGGCGCCACGCTGATCTGGGGGCAGTTCCGGGGCGAGTTCCGGTCGCGTAGCGATCTGTCGCTGATATCGCCGCGGGCCGGGCTGGTCGTCGACCCGGGATCCAAGGTGACGCTCAACGGTGTCGAGATCGGCCGGGTCGGTGATATCGCGGCGACCAGCATCGCGGGCAGTCCGCATGCGCGGCTGACGCTGCAGATCGACCCGAGATATCTTCACCTCATCCCGGCGAACGTGAGTGCCGACATCAACGCCAGCACCGTGTTCGGCAACAAGTACATCGCGCTGCGCTCACCGGAAAACCCCTCCCCGCAACGGATGACGGCCGGCAATGAGATCACGGCGACCTGGGTGAGCACCGAGTTCAACACCCTGTTCGAGACCATCATGGCGATCTCGGAGCGCGTCGACCCGGTGCAGCTGAACCAGACCCTGACCGCGGCGGCGCAGGCGCTCGGCGGGATGGGCACCAAGTTCGGTGAGTCACTGAGCGACGGCAACGCGATCCTGGGACGCCTCAACGCCCAGATGCCACAGTTCCGACGTGATCTGCGCGGCCTGACCGCACTGGCCGATACCTACGCCGACGCCACACCCGATCTGTTCGACGGGCTCGCTGCGGCGTCGCTGACCGCAGGCACGCTGCACGATCAGCGCGCCGCGGTCGACGACGCCCTGATGGCGGCCATCGGATTCAGCGGCACCGCCGGTGACATCCTGGACCGGGGCGGGCCGTATCTGGTCCGCGGCGCGCAGGATCTGATCCCCACCTCGACACTGTTCGACTACTACAGCCCGCAACTGTTCTGCACCATCCGCAACTACCACGACGCCGCCCCGTTGATGGCCGAGGTGTTCGGCGGTGACAACGGGTACTCGCTGGCCTCGGCGGGCACGATCTTCGGCATGGGCGTGCCCAATACCTATGTGTTCCCGGACAATCTGCCGCGAGTGAACGCCCGCGGCGGGCCGGGCGGGCGACCGGGGTGCTGGCAGAAGATCACCCGCGAGCTTTGGCCTGCACCGTATCTGGTGATGGACACCGGTTTGTCGATCGCGCCCTACAACCACTTCGAGCTGGGCCAGCCGATCTTCACCGAGTATGTATGGGGTCGCCAGATCGGTGCGCCCACCATCAATCCCTGA
- a CDS encoding nuclear transport factor 2 family protein: MTQTPTAPKFTADTWAAFWAAPDPARVAGLLAEDIVGHWPDDPSPVRGRTAYVGKIAELVAAVPDLRLTLVDSATVPGPAAGEELVFLHYTGAGTTASGPITIRGMDRVRTRDGIVVENVIRYGDSEI, from the coding sequence ATGACACAGACACCCACCGCACCGAAGTTCACCGCCGACACCTGGGCGGCGTTCTGGGCCGCGCCCGATCCCGCCCGGGTGGCCGGGCTGCTGGCCGAGGACATCGTCGGGCACTGGCCCGATGACCCGTCGCCGGTCCGTGGGCGCACCGCCTACGTCGGCAAGATCGCCGAACTGGTGGCCGCCGTCCCGGACCTGCGGCTGACGCTGGTGGACAGCGCGACGGTCCCGGGCCCCGCCGCGGGCGAGGAGCTGGTGTTCCTGCACTACACCGGGGCCGGGACGACCGCATCCGGCCCGATCACGATCCGCGGGATGGACCGGGTGCGCACCCGGGACGGGATCGTGGTGGAGAACGTCATCCGCTACGGCGATTCGGAGATCTAG
- a CDS encoding NAD(P)H-binding protein, with the protein MNPRCLVTGATGYIGGNLVPMLLERGYPVRALARTPAKLDDRPWRDRIEVARGDLGDPDSLTAAFDGIDVIYYLVHSMGTSKDFVAEEERSARNVVTAAKSAGVRRIVYLSGLHPEGTELSRHLKSRALVGQILIESGIETVVLQAGIVIGSGSASFEMIRHLTDRLPAMTTPKWVHNKIQPISVADALHYLAEAATAPVPSSRTWDIGGPDVMEYGDAMQGYADIAGLRPRVIVVLPFLTPTIASWWVGLVTPIPSGLARPLVESLECDAVMHEHDIDSVIAPPAGGLTGYRDAVREALAQDGTGTRGGKRHLLRFSPAAPE; encoded by the coding sequence ATGAACCCACGCTGCCTGGTGACCGGCGCGACAGGCTACATCGGCGGGAACCTGGTGCCGATGCTGCTGGAACGCGGCTACCCGGTGCGTGCGCTGGCCCGCACCCCCGCGAAGCTGGACGACCGTCCCTGGCGGGACCGCATCGAGGTGGCCCGCGGCGACCTCGGTGACCCCGACTCGTTGACCGCAGCCTTCGACGGCATCGATGTCATCTACTACCTGGTGCACTCGATGGGCACCTCGAAGGACTTTGTCGCCGAGGAAGAGCGCTCGGCACGCAATGTGGTGACCGCGGCCAAGAGCGCCGGCGTGCGCCGCATCGTGTATCTCAGCGGTCTGCATCCCGAGGGCACCGAGCTATCGCGTCATCTCAAGTCGCGCGCACTGGTCGGGCAGATCCTCATCGAATCGGGTATCGAGACCGTGGTGCTGCAGGCGGGCATCGTGATCGGGTCGGGTTCGGCCTCGTTCGAGATGATCCGTCACCTCACCGACCGGCTGCCCGCGATGACGACCCCCAAATGGGTGCACAACAAGATCCAGCCGATTTCGGTCGCCGATGCGCTGCACTACCTCGCGGAGGCCGCGACGGCACCGGTGCCGTCGTCGCGGACCTGGGATATCGGTGGCCCCGATGTGATGGAGTACGGCGACGCGATGCAGGGTTACGCCGACATCGCGGGCCTGCGCCCGCGCGTGATCGTGGTGCTGCCGTTCCTGACCCCGACGATCGCGAGCTGGTGGGTGGGTCTGGTCACGCCGATCCCGTCGGGTCTGGCCCGGCCACTGGTCGAATCACTGGAATGCGATGCGGTGATGCACGAGCACGATATCGACTCGGTGATCGCGCCACCGGCCGGCGGTCTGACCGGGTATCGGGACGCGGTCCGGGAGGCGCTGGCCCAGGACGGCACGGGAACCCGGGGCGGCAAACGCCATCTGCTGCGGTTCAGCCCGGCGGCGCCGGAGTAA
- the purF gene encoding amidophosphoribosyltransferase translates to MTFEPVVPEENEPKEECGVFGVWAPGEDVAKLTYYGLYALQHRGQEAAGIAVADGSQVLVFKDLGLVSQVFDEQTLAAMHGHVAVGHCRYSTTGSTTWENAQPVFRNTAAGTGVALGHNGNLVNTAELATRAREAGLIETRGVPAATTDSDILGALLAHGAADSTLEQAALELLPTVRGAFCLTFMDENTLYAARDPHGVRPLSLGRLDRGWVVASETAALDIVGASFVRDIEPGELLAIDADGVRSTRFANPTPKGCVFEYVYLARPDSIIGGRSVHATRVDIGRRLAAENPVEADLVIGVPESGIPAAVGYAQGSGIPYGQGLMKNAYVGRTFIQPSQTIRQLGIRLKLNPLKEVIRGKRLIVVDDSIVRGNTQRALIRMLREAGALEVHVRIASPPVKWPCFYGIDFATPAELIANAASNSADEDEMLEGVRRAIGADTLGYISHHGMVAATEQPATRLCSACFDGNYPIELPGETALGKNVIEHMLANAARNGIPLESVKAGGDNADALRRP, encoded by the coding sequence GTGACCTTCGAGCCTGTCGTGCCGGAAGAGAACGAGCCAAAAGAGGAATGCGGCGTCTTCGGCGTCTGGGCCCCGGGCGAGGATGTGGCCAAGCTCACCTATTACGGCCTTTATGCGCTGCAGCACCGTGGCCAGGAGGCGGCCGGCATCGCCGTCGCCGACGGCTCCCAGGTGCTGGTGTTCAAGGACCTCGGTCTGGTCAGCCAGGTATTCGACGAGCAGACACTGGCCGCCATGCACGGCCATGTCGCGGTCGGGCACTGTCGCTACTCCACCACCGGCTCGACCACGTGGGAGAACGCCCAGCCGGTCTTCCGGAACACCGCCGCAGGAACCGGGGTGGCGTTGGGCCACAACGGCAATCTGGTGAACACCGCCGAACTGGCCACCCGGGCCCGCGAGGCCGGGCTGATCGAGACCCGCGGCGTCCCGGCAGCCACCACCGACTCCGACATCCTGGGCGCGCTGCTGGCGCACGGCGCCGCCGATTCCACGCTGGAGCAGGCCGCACTGGAACTGCTGCCCACCGTGCGTGGCGCGTTCTGCCTGACCTTCATGGACGAGAACACCCTCTACGCCGCCCGCGATCCGCACGGCGTGCGCCCGCTGTCGCTCGGCCGGCTGGACCGCGGCTGGGTGGTCGCCTCCGAGACCGCGGCCCTGGACATCGTCGGCGCCTCGTTCGTCCGCGATATCGAGCCCGGCGAGCTGTTGGCCATCGACGCCGACGGCGTGCGCTCCACCCGGTTCGCCAATCCCACCCCCAAGGGCTGCGTCTTCGAGTACGTCTACCTGGCCCGGCCCGACAGCATCATCGGCGGTCGTTCCGTGCACGCCACCCGCGTCGACATCGGACGCCGGCTGGCCGCCGAGAATCCGGTCGAGGCCGACCTGGTGATCGGTGTCCCGGAGTCGGGGATACCGGCCGCGGTCGGGTATGCGCAGGGTTCGGGCATCCCCTACGGCCAGGGGCTGATGAAGAACGCCTACGTCGGCCGCACCTTCATCCAGCCCTCGCAGACCATCCGTCAGCTGGGTATCCGGCTGAAGCTGAACCCGCTCAAGGAAGTCATCCGCGGCAAACGGCTGATCGTGGTCGACGACTCGATCGTGCGGGGCAACACCCAACGGGCTCTCATCCGGATGCTGCGCGAGGCGGGTGCGCTCGAGGTGCATGTGCGGATCGCGTCCCCGCCGGTGAAGTGGCCCTGCTTTTACGGTATCGATTTCGCCACCCCGGCTGAATTGATTGCCAACGCGGCGAGCAACTCCGCCGACGAGGACGAAATGCTCGAAGGCGTGCGGCGCGCGATCGGCGCGGACACCCTCGGGTACATCAGCCACCACGGCATGGTCGCGGCGACCGAACAGCCGGCCACCCGGCTGTGTTCGGCATGCTTCGACGGCAACTACCCGATCGAGCTGCCCGGCGAGACCGCGCTGGGCAAGAACGTCATCGAGCACATGCTGGCCAATGCGGCCCGCAACGGCATCCCGCTGGAATCGGTCAAGGCCGGCGGCGACAACGCCGACGCGCTCCGGCGACCCTGA
- a CDS encoding alpha/beta-hydrolase family protein — MIDRTTFRHPLLVWAWSLVRLDFVGIPVGALFFCLSLTPSLLPRDWLFAGLIGGINAAIGYGIGVLIRKVLHRFVLRDRSWWPPSTSTLRVAKVVVVAGALTVPVLIVIPAARWQRQVSALMGIEGPATLGYLRTVLLAVLVGAACIGVWRVLADLVKLIARLLIRRWRLHSEVAFFIGTAIIAVLFVMTVNGVLYRGFLLGASQVFQPQNSTSMAGIVQPMEPEKSGSPTSFASWDSLGFQGRNFVAGGPRAAELTRLNGAPALEPIRVYAGLQTADTDESRMAVLLSELERTGAYERELLVIIPTTGTGWVNPVAARAVESMYNGDTALVGMQYSYLPSWISFLGDRQKSVESARMMIDGIHRRWTELPENDRPKLVLYGESLGSYAGQGAFGWLPDIAEMDFSGVLWVGPPHESSLWSGLVLRRDPGTPEVEPRYDNGSTVRFSQAADPADVQRVAAPPWSGTRVLFLQHASDPIVWWSPNLLFSRPDWLREPPGADRTASMRWYPIVTFWQVSADMTNAAGVPEGHGHNYSDTVLDGLVAIAAPDGWTPADTERIRHDLDDKAGVDGPET, encoded by the coding sequence GTGATTGACCGGACCACATTCCGGCACCCACTACTGGTGTGGGCCTGGAGTCTGGTCCGACTCGATTTCGTCGGCATACCCGTCGGCGCATTGTTCTTCTGTCTGTCGCTTACCCCGTCGCTGCTGCCCAGGGACTGGCTGTTCGCCGGGCTGATCGGCGGTATCAACGCCGCCATCGGCTACGGAATTGGCGTGTTGATTCGGAAAGTGCTGCACCGCTTCGTGTTACGGGACCGATCCTGGTGGCCGCCGAGCACATCGACGTTGCGGGTGGCCAAGGTCGTGGTGGTGGCGGGCGCGCTGACGGTGCCCGTTCTCATCGTGATCCCGGCCGCCCGGTGGCAGCGCCAGGTATCCGCGCTGATGGGCATCGAGGGTCCGGCGACACTGGGCTACCTGCGGACGGTGCTGCTGGCCGTCCTGGTCGGTGCGGCCTGCATCGGCGTCTGGCGTGTGCTGGCCGATCTGGTGAAGCTCATCGCCCGCCTGCTGATCCGCCGGTGGCGGCTGCACAGCGAGGTCGCCTTTTTCATCGGTACCGCGATCATCGCGGTGCTGTTCGTGATGACGGTCAACGGCGTGCTGTACCGCGGGTTCCTGCTGGGTGCCAGCCAGGTCTTCCAGCCGCAGAACTCCACCAGCATGGCCGGCATCGTCCAGCCGATGGAGCCCGAGAAGTCCGGTAGTCCAACATCATTCGCGTCCTGGGATTCGCTCGGTTTTCAGGGGCGCAACTTCGTGGCGGGCGGGCCGCGCGCCGCTGAGCTCACCCGGCTCAACGGTGCGCCCGCGCTGGAGCCGATCCGGGTGTACGCCGGGCTGCAGACCGCCGACACCGATGAGAGCCGAATGGCGGTACTGCTCAGCGAGCTGGAACGCACCGGGGCCTACGAGCGCGAATTGCTCGTCATCATCCCGACGACCGGCACGGGTTGGGTAAACCCGGTCGCCGCGCGTGCCGTCGAGTCCATGTACAACGGCGACACCGCACTGGTCGGCATGCAGTATTCGTATCTGCCCAGCTGGATTTCGTTCCTCGGCGACCGGCAGAAGTCCGTCGAGTCGGCCCGGATGATGATCGACGGTATCCACCGGCGGTGGACGGAGCTGCCGGAGAACGACCGGCCGAAACTGGTGCTGTACGGCGAGAGCCTGGGCTCCTACGCCGGCCAGGGCGCATTCGGCTGGTTACCCGATATCGCCGAGATGGACTTCTCGGGGGTGCTGTGGGTCGGTCCGCCGCACGAGAGTTCGTTGTGGAGCGGGCTGGTGCTGCGCCGCGACCCGGGCACCCCGGAGGTCGAGCCGCGCTATGACAACGGCAGCACGGTGCGCTTCTCGCAGGCGGCCGACCCGGCCGATGTGCAGCGGGTCGCCGCTCCGCCGTGGAGCGGGACCCGGGTGCTGTTCCTGCAGCACGCCTCCGACCCCATCGTCTGGTGGTCGCCGAATCTGCTGTTCTCCCGGCCGGATTGGCTGCGGGAGCCGCCTGGAGCGGACCGCACCGCGTCGATGCGCTGGTACCCGATCGTGACTTTCTGGCAGGTCAGCGCAGATATGACGAATGCGGCGGGGGTGCCGGAGGGTCACGGGCACAACTACTCCGACACCGTGCTCGACGGTCTGGTGGCCATCGCCGCACCGGACGGGTGGACGCCGGCCGACACCGAGCGCATCCGCCACGACCTGGATGACAAGGCGGGCGTGGACGGCCCGGAGACCTAG
- a CDS encoding PPOX class F420-dependent oxidoreductase: MSMKPHEIDFLNRTDLGRLATVQRNGTPQNSPVGFSYNADLGTIDIAGYRMSASQKWRNIAHHPKVAFVVDDIASRDPWRVRCVEIRGTAEQAWTQPAAGRAGDQLDAGIIRITPTRIISFGIDDPDTDPHELVADIRDV; the protein is encoded by the coding sequence ATGTCCATGAAACCGCACGAGATCGATTTCCTGAACCGGACCGATCTCGGCCGCCTCGCGACCGTACAACGCAACGGCACACCCCAGAACAGTCCGGTCGGATTCAGCTACAACGCCGATCTGGGCACCATCGACATCGCCGGGTACCGCATGTCGGCCAGTCAGAAGTGGCGCAACATCGCGCACCACCCGAAAGTGGCGTTCGTGGTGGACGACATCGCCTCCCGCGATCCGTGGCGGGTGCGCTGCGTGGAGATCCGGGGCACCGCCGAGCAGGCCTGGACGCAACCCGCTGCCGGGCGGGCCGGCGACCAGCTCGACGCCGGCATCATCAGGATCACACCCACCCGCATCATCAGCTTCGGGATCGACGACCCGGACACCGATCCGCACGAGCTGGTAGCCGACATCCGAGACGTCTAG
- the purL gene encoding phosphoribosylformylglycinamidine synthase subunit PurL — translation MTLEPTAQTDTVERAAATPDQPQPFRELGLKDDEYQRIREILGRRPTDAELAMYSVMWSEHCSYKSSKVHLRYFGETTTDEMRAGMLAGIGENAGVVDIGDGWAVTFKVESHNHPSYVEPYQGAATGVGGIVRDIMAMGARPVAVMDQLRFGAADAPDTRRVLDGVVRGIGGYGNSLGLPNIGGETVFDASYAGNPLVNALCVGVLRKEDLHLAFASGTGNKIILFGARTGLDGIGGVSVLASETFGGDEGSGPGRKKLPAVQVGDPFMEKVLIECCLELYAADLVVGIQDLGGAGLSCATSELASAGDGGMRVELEAVPQRAADMTPAEILSSESQERMCAVVTPENVDKFMAVCRKWDVLASVIGEVTDGDRLEITWHGETVVDVPPRTVAHEGPVYQRPVARPDTQDALIADTSAKLPRPATGDELKATVLALLGSPHLCSRAFITEQYDRYVRGNTVLAEHADGGVLRIDETTGRGVAISTDASGRYTQLDPYAGAQLALAEAYRNVAVTGATPVAVTNCLNFGSPEDPGVMWQFSQAVRGLADGCAALGIPVTGGNVSFYNQTGSTPILPTPVVGVLGVIDDVTRRIPTGLGNEPGETLLLLGDTRDEFDGSIWAQVTGDHLGGVPPQVDLAREKLLAEVLTAASRDGLVSAAHDLSEGGLIQAVIEASLAGETGSRVVLPEGVDPFVYLFSESAGRVLVAVPRTEESRFRAMCEARSLPVSRIGVSDEGSQSIEVQGQFTVTLAELRATSEGVLPGLFG, via the coding sequence GTGACGCTGGAGCCCACTGCACAGACCGATACCGTCGAGCGGGCAGCCGCCACCCCCGACCAACCTCAGCCCTTCCGTGAGCTGGGTCTCAAGGATGACGAGTACCAGCGCATCCGCGAGATCCTGGGTCGGCGCCCCACCGATGCCGAACTGGCCATGTACTCGGTGATGTGGAGCGAGCACTGCTCCTACAAGTCCTCCAAGGTGCACCTGCGCTACTTCGGTGAGACGACCACCGACGAGATGCGGGCCGGGATGCTGGCCGGTATCGGTGAGAACGCCGGCGTGGTGGACATCGGCGACGGCTGGGCGGTCACCTTCAAGGTCGAGTCCCACAACCACCCGTCCTACGTGGAGCCGTATCAGGGCGCGGCGACCGGTGTCGGTGGCATCGTCCGCGACATCATGGCGATGGGCGCCCGCCCGGTCGCGGTGATGGACCAGCTGCGCTTCGGCGCCGCCGACGCCCCCGACACGCGGCGCGTGCTCGACGGCGTGGTCCGCGGCATCGGCGGTTACGGCAACTCGCTGGGCCTGCCCAACATCGGCGGGGAGACCGTCTTCGACGCCTCCTACGCGGGTAACCCGCTGGTGAACGCGCTGTGCGTCGGTGTGCTCCGCAAGGAGGACCTGCACCTGGCCTTCGCGTCCGGTACCGGCAACAAGATCATCCTGTTCGGCGCCCGTACCGGCCTGGACGGCATCGGCGGCGTGAGCGTGCTGGCCAGCGAGACCTTCGGCGGTGACGAGGGATCCGGCCCGGGGCGCAAGAAGCTGCCCGCGGTGCAGGTCGGTGACCCGTTCATGGAGAAGGTGCTCATCGAGTGCTGCCTGGAGCTCTACGCCGCCGACCTGGTGGTCGGCATCCAGGATCTCGGGGGAGCCGGACTGTCCTGTGCCACATCGGAACTGGCATCCGCCGGTGACGGCGGCATGCGGGTGGAACTGGAAGCGGTACCCCAGCGCGCCGCCGACATGACCCCGGCCGAGATCCTGTCCTCGGAATCGCAGGAGCGCATGTGCGCGGTGGTGACACCGGAGAACGTGGACAAGTTCATGGCCGTCTGCCGCAAGTGGGATGTGCTGGCCAGTGTCATCGGAGAGGTCACCGACGGTGACCGCCTCGAGATCACCTGGCACGGTGAGACAGTCGTGGACGTGCCGCCGCGCACCGTGGCCCACGAGGGCCCGGTCTATCAGCGGCCCGTCGCGCGGCCGGACACCCAGGACGCGCTGATCGCGGACACCTCGGCCAAGCTGCCCCGGCCGGCCACCGGCGACGAGCTCAAGGCGACCGTGCTTGCGCTGCTGGGCAGCCCCCACCTGTGCAGCCGGGCGTTCATCACCGAACAGTACGACCGCTACGTGCGCGGCAACACCGTGCTCGCCGAGCATGCCGACGGGGGCGTGCTGCGCATCGACGAGACCACCGGCCGTGGCGTCGCGATCTCGACGGACGCGTCCGGGCGCTACACCCAGCTCGATCCCTACGCCGGTGCCCAGCTGGCGCTGGCCGAGGCCTACCGCAATGTCGCCGTCACCGGCGCCACCCCCGTCGCGGTCACCAACTGCCTGAACTTCGGCTCGCCGGAGGATCCGGGTGTCATGTGGCAGTTCTCCCAGGCGGTCCGCGGGCTCGCCGACGGTTGTGCGGCGCTGGGGATTCCGGTGACCGGCGGCAACGTCAGCTTCTACAACCAGACCGGCAGTACGCCGATCCTGCCCACCCCGGTGGTGGGTGTGCTGGGCGTCATCGACGATGTCACCCGCCGCATCCCGACCGGACTCGGCAACGAACCCGGCGAGACGTTGCTGCTGCTCGGTGACACCCGCGACGAGTTCGACGGCTCGATCTGGGCGCAGGTGACCGGTGATCACCTCGGTGGCGTGCCACCGCAGGTCGACCTGGCGCGCGAGAAGTTGCTGGCCGAGGTGCTGACCGCGGCTTCGCGGGACGGATTGGTCTCGGCCGCACATGATCTGAGCGAGGGCGGGCTCATCCAGGCCGTCATCGAGGCATCTCTGGCGGGGGAGACCGGCAGTCGCGTGGTGCTGCCCGAAGGCGTGGACCCGTTCGTCTACCTGTTCTCCGAGTCGGCGGGCCGCGTCCTGGTCGCGGTACCGCGTACCGAGGAGAGCCGGTTCCGGGCCATGTGCGAGGCGCGTAGCCTGCCGGTGTCCCGCATCGGCGTGTCCGACGAGGGTAGCCAGTCGATCGAGGTGCAGGGCCAGTTCACCGTGACGCTCGCCGAACTGCGGGCCACCTCCGAGGGCGTACTGCCCGGGCTGTTCGGGTGA
- a CDS encoding sterol carrier family protein, with the protein MVARRTADPAETRAAVLAVAQWLRDESAPAPARDELAAAVRLTARTLAAMAPGASVEVRVPPFVAVQCIEGPRHTRGTPPNVVETDPRTWLLLVTGLIGVDAPALHLSGSRAAEIAHWMPLLTLDS; encoded by the coding sequence ATGGTGGCCCGTCGCACTGCGGATCCGGCAGAGACACGCGCCGCGGTGCTCGCGGTGGCGCAGTGGTTGCGCGACGAGTCCGCGCCGGCACCGGCGCGCGACGAGCTGGCCGCCGCGGTGCGCCTCACCGCGCGCACACTGGCCGCGATGGCACCGGGCGCGAGCGTCGAGGTCCGGGTCCCGCCGTTTGTGGCGGTGCAGTGCATCGAAGGGCCCCGGCACACCCGGGGCACACCCCCCAATGTCGTGGAAACCGATCCTCGCACCTGGCTGTTGCTGGTCACCGGGCTGATCGGCGTCGACGCGCCGGCGCTGCACCTGTCGGGTTCACGCGCTGCCGAGATCGCCCACTGGATGCCGCTGCTGACGCTGGATTCCTAA
- a CDS encoding VOC family protein, with translation MALSVEMITFDCVDPDGLADWWSKAAGGDVNAVAPGEFVMVASEGRPALGFQRVPDPTPGKNKVHLDFHSADKEAEVARLVALGATETGRNSFGDEFQWVVLADPEGNAFCVSGG, from the coding sequence ATGGCATTGAGTGTGGAGATGATCACGTTCGATTGTGTGGATCCCGACGGCCTCGCCGACTGGTGGTCCAAGGCGGCCGGCGGCGACGTGAACGCAGTGGCGCCAGGCGAATTCGTCATGGTCGCCAGCGAGGGGCGGCCCGCGCTGGGCTTCCAGCGGGTACCCGACCCGACACCGGGGAAGAACAAGGTTCACTTGGACTTCCATTCCGCGGACAAGGAGGCCGAGGTTGCCCGGCTGGTCGCACTCGGCGCGACCGAGACCGGGCGAAACAGCTTCGGCGACGAGTTCCAGTGGGTGGTGCTGGCCGACCCGGAAGGCAACGCCTTCTGCGTCTCCGGCGGCTAA
- a CDS encoding M18 family aminopeptidase, with the protein MAASPQGLCEFIDASPSPYHVCATAAQRLTAAGYRELSEADAWPAAGRFFTVRAGSLVAWDSTTAEVPFRIVGAHTDSPNLRVKQHPDRVIAGWQVVALQPYGGAWLNSWLDRDLGISGRLSVVSSDSVEHLLVRVDDPILRVPQLAIHLSEDRKGVSLDPQRHVNAVWGVGDRRSFLGYVAERAGVDESEVLGFDLMTHDLTASAITGADGDFVSAPRLDNQATCYAGLEALLAAPATAFVPVLALFDHEEVGSQSDHGAQSDLLLTVLERITLAAGGGREDFLRRLSESMVASGDMAHATHPNYPERHEPGHQIAVNGGPVLKVQPNLRYATDGRTAAAFALACRQAGVPLQRYEHRADLPCGSTIGPMTAAGTGIPTVDIGAAQLAMHSAREVMGAADVAAYSAALAAFLAPA; encoded by the coding sequence ATGGCAGCTAGCCCCCAGGGTCTGTGTGAGTTCATCGACGCGTCGCCGTCGCCGTACCACGTGTGCGCCACCGCGGCGCAGCGGCTGACGGCCGCGGGATACCGCGAACTGTCCGAGGCGGACGCCTGGCCCGCTGCCGGCAGGTTCTTCACCGTCCGCGCCGGTTCGCTGGTCGCCTGGGACTCCACCACCGCGGAGGTGCCGTTCCGGATCGTCGGCGCGCACACCGACAGCCCGAACCTGCGGGTCAAACAGCACCCGGATCGGGTGATCGCCGGCTGGCAGGTGGTGGCGCTGCAGCCCTACGGCGGAGCGTGGCTGAACTCCTGGCTGGACCGCGATCTCGGGATCAGCGGCCGGCTCTCGGTGGTCTCCTCGGACTCGGTCGAGCACCTGCTGGTCCGGGTCGACGACCCGATCCTGCGGGTCCCGCAGCTGGCGATCCACCTGTCCGAGGACCGCAAGGGCGTCAGCCTCGACCCGCAGCGCCACGTCAACGCGGTGTGGGGCGTCGGGGATCGGCGGTCCTTCCTGGGATACGTCGCCGAACGGGCCGGGGTCGACGAGTCCGAGGTGCTCGGCTTCGACCTGATGACCCATGACCTCACCGCATCGGCGATCACCGGGGCCGACGGGGATTTCGTCAGCGCACCCCGGCTGGACAACCAGGCCACCTGTTACGCCGGGCTGGAAGCGCTGCTGGCCGCACCCGCCACCGCGTTCGTGCCGGTGCTGGCGCTGTTCGACCACGAGGAGGTCGGCTCGCAGTCCGATCACGGCGCCCAGTCCGATCTGCTGCTGACGGTGCTGGAGCGCATCACCCTGGCCGCCGGGGGTGGGCGGGAGGACTTCCTGCGCAGGCTGTCCGAGTCGATGGTGGCGTCGGGGGACATGGCGCACGCCACCCATCCCAACTATCCGGAGCGGCATGAGCCCGGCCATCAGATCGCGGTGAACGGTGGGCCGGTGCTCAAGGTGCAGCCGAATCTGCGTTACGCCACCGACGGCCGGACGGCGGCGGCGTTCGCCCTGGCCTGCCGGCAGGCCGGTGTGCCGCTGCAGCGCTATGAGCATCGCGCCGATTTGCCGTGCGGGTCCACCATCGGCCCGATGACCGCGGCGGGCACCGGTATCCCGACCGTCGATATCGGCGCCGCGCAGCTGGCCATGCACTCGGCGCGCGAGGTCATGGGCGCGGCCGATGTGGCGGCCTACTCGGCGGCGCTGGCGGCCTTCCTCGCTCCGGCTTAG